The nucleotide sequence GCCGAGGTGCTGCTGCGCGTGGCCACGCTCGAGGGCATCCAGCCGGCCGCGCTCGAAGACCTCAACGAGGTGATGTTCCGCGTGCTCTCGGGCGGCGCCAAGGTGCGCAAGCCCTCGCTGGGCGGACCGCGCACGGCCGCCGGCATGATCAACCTGCTCGGCAGCGGCGCCGATGCGCAGGCCATCGCGGCGATCCGCAACCACGATGCCGAGCTGGCGCAGCAGATCGCCGACCTGACCTTCGTCTTCGACGACGTGATGAAGCTCGACGACAAGTCGCTGCAGCTGGTGATGAAGGAGATCGCGTCGGAGACGCTGATCGTCGCGCTCAAGGGCGCGGCGCCGCCGCTGCGCGACAAGTTCCTCTCGAACATGTCCTCGCGCGCGGCCGAGGCGCTGCGCGAGGACCTCGAGGCGCGCGGTCCGCTGCGGCTGTCGGAGGTCGAGGCGCAGCAGAAGGAAATCCTCAAGGCGCTGCGCCGGCTCGCCGACGAAGGCCAGATCATGCTGGGCGGCGGCGATGGCGGGTTTGTCTGATGGGCGCACGCATGACGCTGGCTGAAACGACGGAGGTCCGGGCGTGAGCCGCGGCGCCTTCATCCGCGGCGAGGACGTCGCGCGCTTCGCGCGCTGGCAGTTCGCCGCCGTCGGCGCCGAGGGCAACGTGCTCGGCGGCGTGGTCGATCCCGAGGCGATCGAGGAAGCGCGCCAGCAGGGCCGCGACGAAGGCTATGCGGCCGGCCGCGCGGCGGCGCAGGCCGAGGCGCGCGAACAGATGGAGGCCTACCAGGCCAACGAGGGCCTGGAGGCCGCGCAGCGCGTTGCCGCCTTGCTCGCAAGCGCCGAGGCGCAGCTGGCCGAGGTGCAGCAGGAGCTCGCGCGCGGCACGCTCGAGATCGCCTGCGCGCTTGCGCGCCAGGTGCTGCGCCAGGAGATCGCGACCCGGCCGGCCGTGCTCGAGCCGGTGGTGCGCGAGGCGCTCGCCATGCTCGCGGTCGATGGCAAGGCCAGCACCGTGCGGCTGTCGCCGACCGATTTCGAGCGGCTGGGCGTCGCGCTGCGCGCCGAGTTCGAGGGCCAGCCCGTGAGCGTGGTGGCCGACGCGGGCATCCCGCCCGGCGACTGCCTGGTCGAGTCGGCCGGCACCGTCATCGACGGCGGCGTGGCCACGCGCTGGTCGCGCGCGGTCGCGGCGCTGGGCCTGGCGATGCCGTGGCACGACGACGCGGCGCCGAAGGACCCGGATGCGGCTGGCTGACCCGCTCGACTGGCGCCAGTTCATGGCCGACGCGCAGGCGCGGCTGGCGCACGACGCCGGCCTCGAGGCGCGCGGCACGCTGACCCGGCTCACCGGCCTGGTGCTCGAGGCCTCGGGCATCCGCGCGCCCGTGGGCTCGCAGTGCCTGGTGCGCATGGGCAGCCAGCCCGCGGTGCTGGCCGAGGTGGTGGGTTTCTCGAACGACCGCGCCTTCCTGATGCCGGCCGGCGAGGTGCAGGGCCTGTCGAGCGGCGCCAGCGTGGTGCCCGCCGCGCCCTATGTGCCGGTGCCGCGGCTCGGCGAGGCCGATCCCGGCATCGCGCCGCGCGTGGGCGCGCTGCGCCTGCCGCTGGGCGACGGCCTGCTGGGCCGCGTGGTCGACCCGCAGGGCCATGTGCTCGACGACCTGGGCCCGCTGACCGAGGTCAGCGCCGAGCCGCTGGACCGCGCGCCGATCAACGCGATGGACCGCGACCCGGTGCGCGAGCCGCTCGATACCGGCGTGCGCGCGATCAATGCCTTGCTGACCGTCGGGCGCGGCCAGCGCATCGGCCTGTTCGCCGGCTCGGGCGTGGGCAAGAGCGTGCTGCTCGGGATGATGGCGCGCTACACCGCGGCCGACGTGATCGTGGTCGGCCTGATCGGCGAGCGCGGCCGCGAGGTGAAGGAATTCATCGAGGACATCCTCGGGCCCGAGGGCCGCGCGCGTTCGGTGGTGGTGGCGGCGCCGGCCGATTCGCCGCCGCTGCTGCGCATGCAGGGCGCGAGCTACGCGACCGCGGTGGCCGAGCATTTCCGCGACCAGGGGCTGCACGTGCTGCTGCTGATGGATTCGCTCACGCGCTATGCGATGGCGCAGCGCGAGATCGCGCTGGCGATCGGCGAGGCGCCGGCCACCAAGGGCTATCCGCCCTCGTGCTTCGCCAAGCTGCCGCGGCTGGTGGAGCGCAGCGGCAACGGCCTCAACGGCGTGGGCTCGATCACCGCCTTCTACACCGTGCTGTCGGAGGGCGACGACCAGCAGGACCCGATCGCCGACGCGGCGCGCGCCATCCTCGACGGCCACATCGTGCTGTCGCGCGCGCTGGCCGAGGAGGCGCATTTCCCGGCCATCGACATCGAGCAGTCGGCCTCGCGCGTGATGCACAACGTGGCCTCGGCCGGCCACCTCGAATGCGCGCGCCACTTCCGCGCCATCT is from Variovorax paradoxus and encodes:
- the fliG gene encoding flagellar motor switch protein FliG, translated to MDEQGLNDAAILLMSLGEQEAGEVLRHLSPREVQKIGETIAKTRAVSRERLGEVADRFITATAGQSLFAADTGDYVRSVMRHALGEEKASILVDRILQTADLSGIENLKWMDAPSVAEVLKLEHPQIVAAILVHLEPEHASAILLQLPDLQRAEVLLRVATLEGIQPAALEDLNEVMFRVLSGGAKVRKPSLGGPRTAAGMINLLGSGADAQAIAAIRNHDAELAQQIADLTFVFDDVMKLDDKSLQLVMKEIASETLIVALKGAAPPLRDKFLSNMSSRAAEALREDLEARGPLRLSEVEAQQKEILKALRRLADEGQIMLGGGDGGFV
- a CDS encoding flagellar assembly protein FliH, whose product is MSRGAFIRGEDVARFARWQFAAVGAEGNVLGGVVDPEAIEEARQQGRDEGYAAGRAAAQAEAREQMEAYQANEGLEAAQRVAALLASAEAQLAEVQQELARGTLEIACALARQVLRQEIATRPAVLEPVVREALAMLAVDGKASTVRLSPTDFERLGVALRAEFEGQPVSVVADAGIPPGDCLVESAGTVIDGGVATRWSRAVAALGLAMPWHDDAAPKDPDAAG
- the fliI gene encoding flagellar protein export ATPase FliI, which produces MADAQARLAHDAGLEARGTLTRLTGLVLEASGIRAPVGSQCLVRMGSQPAVLAEVVGFSNDRAFLMPAGEVQGLSSGASVVPAAPYVPVPRLGEADPGIAPRVGALRLPLGDGLLGRVVDPQGHVLDDLGPLTEVSAEPLDRAPINAMDRDPVREPLDTGVRAINALLTVGRGQRIGLFAGSGVGKSVLLGMMARYTAADVIVVGLIGERGREVKEFIEDILGPEGRARSVVVAAPADSPPLLRMQGASYATAVAEHFRDQGLHVLLLMDSLTRYAMAQREIALAIGEAPATKGYPPSCFAKLPRLVERSGNGLNGVGSITAFYTVLSEGDDQQDPIADAARAILDGHIVLSRALAEEAHFPAIDIEQSASRVMHNVASAGHLECARHFRAIYSRYRKSRDLVRVGAYAAGSDPALDQAIRLQPAMTAFLQQRMHESAPFDVSLGGMADVLEGRQP